The Methylomicrobium lacus LW14 genome window below encodes:
- the ftsY gene encoding signal recognition particle-docking protein FtsY, with protein sequence MYKKLALFGVFLALIVIVFGAYVRLSDAGLGCPDWPGCYGKAVIVDTPDFKAEADLAFPEHPFEHAKAIKEMTHRYLAAGLGVVILLLALLSPWVKTNRLAAVTGSLLLLILVGLQAALGMWAVKLHTMPLIVTAHLLLGMLTFWLLNGLYLRVKPGLTRLPSRQGPVWLARFAMVVVLLQTLLGGWTSTNLAALACGSDLPLCNGQWFPAAADFNAALNLLNGLVTGNTGILSPEAQVAVHWLHRVFALVSFLVLSLVMLLATSGKNPKQVRRAGLKLSILLIVQIGLGIAIVKLVAPLWAAVLHNAFAALMMMPLISISFYGRYGLKEAEIPAERVRPLPEEKEAIKVPVSAEKAGEEVYVEPAPESLYLRLKSQLKRSRSGLGDALASLTFGQKGVSDDLLEDIEATLLMADIGIDATTKIINHLTQSLERHQLRDADMLTAAVKQELLAIVEPCSEPLKIPEQDNPFVILVVGVNGVGKTTTIGKLAKRLQAQGHSVMLAAGDTFRAAAVEQLQTWGERNNIHVVAQHTGADSASVIYDGLQSAKAKGIDVLIADTAGRLHTKSNLMDELKKVKRIMGKLDADAPHEVLLVIDAGTGQNALSQAKQFNEAVALTGLVLTKLDGTAKGGMIFALAKQIGIPIRFIGVGEGIDDLQDFHADAFVEALFARD encoded by the coding sequence ATGTATAAAAAACTTGCTCTCTTCGGCGTCTTTCTGGCGCTGATCGTGATCGTCTTCGGCGCGTATGTGCGCTTATCGGACGCGGGTCTCGGCTGTCCCGACTGGCCCGGCTGCTACGGCAAGGCGGTGATTGTCGATACTCCGGATTTCAAGGCCGAGGCCGATCTGGCTTTTCCCGAGCATCCTTTCGAGCATGCGAAGGCCATTAAGGAAATGACGCACCGCTATCTGGCGGCGGGTCTCGGCGTGGTGATCCTGCTGCTCGCGCTGCTGTCGCCCTGGGTCAAGACGAACCGTCTGGCTGCGGTCACAGGAAGCCTCCTCTTGTTGATTCTGGTCGGGCTGCAAGCCGCACTGGGCATGTGGGCGGTCAAGCTGCATACGATGCCGCTGATCGTGACCGCGCATCTGTTGCTCGGCATGCTCACGTTCTGGCTGTTGAACGGTCTGTATCTGCGCGTGAAACCGGGTCTGACGCGGCTTCCATCCCGTCAGGGTCCGGTGTGGCTGGCGCGCTTTGCGATGGTGGTCGTGCTGCTGCAAACCCTGCTCGGCGGCTGGACCAGCACCAATCTGGCGGCGCTCGCCTGCGGCAGTGATTTGCCGTTGTGCAACGGTCAATGGTTCCCCGCAGCGGCCGATTTCAACGCCGCGCTGAATCTTTTGAACGGTCTTGTGACCGGCAATACCGGTATCTTGTCGCCGGAGGCGCAAGTCGCGGTGCACTGGCTGCACCGGGTCTTCGCGCTGGTCAGCTTCCTTGTGCTGAGTCTGGTGATGCTGCTGGCGACCTCGGGGAAGAATCCGAAGCAGGTCAGACGGGCCGGCTTGAAGCTCAGCATCCTGCTGATCGTCCAGATCGGCCTCGGCATCGCGATCGTGAAACTGGTCGCGCCGCTGTGGGCGGCGGTGCTGCACAATGCGTTCGCGGCGCTGATGATGATGCCGCTGATTTCGATCAGTTTCTATGGCCGTTATGGCCTGAAGGAAGCCGAAATCCCGGCCGAACGCGTACGGCCGTTGCCGGAAGAAAAAGAAGCTATCAAGGTTCCGGTTTCGGCCGAAAAAGCCGGCGAAGAAGTTTATGTCGAGCCTGCGCCGGAATCCTTGTATCTGCGTCTGAAATCGCAGCTGAAACGGAGCCGTTCGGGACTCGGCGACGCGCTGGCGAGTCTGACGTTCGGTCAAAAAGGCGTCAGCGACGACTTGCTCGAAGACATCGAGGCGACCTTGTTGATGGCCGACATCGGCATCGACGCGACGACCAAGATCATCAACCACCTGACCCAAAGCCTCGAACGCCATCAATTGCGCGACGCGGACATGTTGACCGCCGCGGTTAAACAGGAATTGCTGGCTATCGTCGAACCTTGCAGCGAGCCGCTGAAGATTCCCGAGCAGGATAATCCGTTCGTCATTCTGGTCGTCGGCGTGAACGGCGTCGGCAAGACCACGACAATCGGCAAGCTGGCCAAACGCCTGCAGGCGCAGGGCCACAGCGTGATGCTGGCGGCCGGCGACACCTTCCGCGCGGCGGCGGTCGAGCAGCTGCAAACCTGGGGCGAACGCAACAACATCCATGTGGTCGCGCAGCATACCGGCGCCGATTCGGCCTCGGTGATCTATGACGGCCTGCAATCGGCCAAGGCGAAAGGCATCGATGTCTTGATCGCGGATACCGCCGGCCGTCTGCACACCAAGTCCAATCTGATGGACGAGTTGAAAAAAGTCAAACGCATCATGGGCAAGCTCGATGCAGACGCGCCGCACGAAGTGCTGTTGGTGATCGATGCGGGCACCGGGCAGAATGCGTTGTCGCAAGCCAAGCAGTTCAATGAGGCGGTGGCGCTGACCGGGCTGGTATTGACCAAGCTGGACGGCACCGCGAAAGGCGGGATGATCTTCGCGCTGGCCAAGCAAATCGGCATTCCGATCCGCTTCATCGGCGTCGGCGAAGGCATCGACGACTTGCAGGATTTTCATGCCGACGCCTTCGTCGAGGCGCTGTTCGCCAGGGATTGA
- a CDS encoding SURF1 family protein — translation MKFEKIPTLVVLCMLPILISLGFWQLDRAEQKRAFFAQQKQGMAAPSLQLTAATPEDKDALRYKSVDASGHYDGDHQILIDNQVAGGKVGYFVLTPFILDAGNKAVLVNRGWIPANQDRKTLPAPALQQNPTQVSGRINHFPSVGIKLAGADQPSAGWPAVVQVADSAILSARLGYPVFPFMIELDKQAPEGYRREWHEISVMPPEKHVAYAVQWFGLALALVLLFLWFSRVK, via the coding sequence ATGAAATTTGAAAAAATCCCAACCCTGGTAGTGTTGTGCATGCTGCCGATATTGATCTCTCTCGGCTTTTGGCAATTGGACCGGGCCGAGCAAAAGCGCGCTTTTTTCGCGCAGCAAAAGCAGGGCATGGCCGCGCCTTCGCTGCAATTGACCGCGGCAACGCCGGAAGACAAGGACGCATTGCGCTATAAATCGGTTGACGCCAGCGGGCATTATGACGGTGACCATCAGATTTTGATCGACAACCAGGTTGCGGGCGGCAAGGTCGGCTATTTCGTGTTGACGCCGTTCATCCTGGATGCGGGCAATAAGGCCGTGCTGGTGAACCGGGGTTGGATTCCGGCCAATCAGGATCGGAAGACCTTGCCCGCCCCGGCCCTGCAACAGAACCCGACTCAGGTCAGCGGCCGGATCAATCATTTTCCGAGCGTCGGCATCAAGCTGGCCGGCGCGGACCAGCCGAGTGCAGGCTGGCCGGCGGTCGTGCAGGTCGCAGACAGTGCAATCCTGTCCGCAAGGCTCGGTTACCCCGTGTTTCCTTTTATGATCGAACTCGACAAACAGGCGCCCGAAGGCTATCGGCGCGAGTGGCACGAAATCAGTGTGATGCCGCCGGAGAAGCATGTCGCTTACGCGGTGCAATGGTTCGGCCTCGCGCTGGCGCTGGTGCTGTTGTTTCTTTGGTTCAGCCGTGTGAAATAA
- a CDS encoding twin transmembrane helix small protein has protein sequence MIIKTIVTIAFILIIISLGSALLHLVKHRSDEDSKKTVRALTFRISLSLVLFIFVYIMIATGLYTPHGIGVRMHAPKPAASAAPAPQNTPKSN, from the coding sequence ATGATTATCAAAACCATCGTCACCATCGCGTTCATCCTGATCATTATAAGTCTCGGTTCGGCGCTTTTACACCTCGTCAAACACCGGAGCGATGAAGACTCAAAAAAAACGGTCAGGGCGCTGACCTTCCGGATCTCCCTTTCGCTCGTGCTGTTCATTTTTGTTTACATCATGATAGCGACCGGGCTTTACACGCCGCACGGCATCGGCGTAAGAATGCATGCGCCGAAACCGGCCGCAAGTGCCGCGCCGGCGCCGCAAAACACCCCGAAATCCAACTGA
- a CDS encoding cytochrome c oxidase subunit 3, with product MSTHNAYYIPHKATWPIIGTVGLFITLAGFANYLNGSSIGPGMMVLGLLIFIFMLAGWFTLQSLESEFGMYNTQVGISYRMGMMWFIFSEVMFFAVFFGSLWYTRNLSVPWLAEGATGEILHQGFEAVWPTNGPGHLLEGKPTPDGEFEAMGPWGLAFLNTLILLSSGVTCTWAHHGLLAGKRQQLIQGLIATVGLGFLFVGLQAYEYHEAYSEMGLTLGTGIYGSTFFMLTGFHGFHVCVGAIMLSTVLFRSWRGHFKPENHFAFEAAAWYWHFVDVVWLGLFVFVYLL from the coding sequence ATGTCCACACACAATGCTTATTACATCCCGCATAAAGCGACCTGGCCGATAATAGGCACGGTGGGGCTGTTCATCACGCTGGCGGGTTTCGCGAATTATCTGAACGGTTCGTCGATCGGACCGGGCATGATGGTTTTGGGCCTGTTGATTTTTATTTTCATGCTGGCCGGCTGGTTTACCTTGCAGTCGCTCGAAAGCGAATTCGGCATGTACAACACCCAGGTCGGTATTTCGTACCGGATGGGCATGATGTGGTTCATCTTTTCCGAGGTGATGTTCTTCGCGGTGTTCTTTGGCTCGCTCTGGTACACCCGGAATTTGTCGGTGCCTTGGCTGGCCGAGGGCGCCACCGGAGAGATTTTACACCAGGGCTTTGAGGCGGTTTGGCCGACCAATGGTCCTGGCCATCTGCTCGAAGGCAAACCGACTCCGGACGGCGAATTCGAAGCGATGGGTCCATGGGGTCTGGCTTTCCTGAACACCTTGATCCTGCTCAGCAGCGGCGTGACCTGCACCTGGGCGCATCACGGCCTGTTGGCTGGAAAACGCCAGCAGTTGATTCAAGGCTTGATTGCGACCGTTGGTCTGGGTTTCCTGTTCGTTGGCTTACAGGCTTACGAATACCATGAAGCTTACAGCGAAATGGGCCTGACTCTCGGCACCGGCATTTACGGTTCGACCTTCTTCATGCTGACCGGCTTCCACGGTTTCCATGTCTGCGTCGGCGCCATCATGCTGAGCACGGTATTGTTCCGCAGCTGGAGAGGCCATTTCAAACCGGAAAACCATTTTGCGTTCGAGGCGGCCGCCTGGTATTGGCACTTCGTCGACGTGGTCTGGCTGGGCCTGTTCGTGTTTGTATATTTGTTATAA
- a CDS encoding cytochrome c oxidase assembly protein: MTGELQRKNAKLVRTLLLVAVAMFGFGFALVPLYDVLCEVTGLNGKVESTAAKETGYQVDPSRELTVEFVTALNEAAPMEFRAETPKLKVHPGQYYTVNFYAENKTDKPMVAQAIPSISPGLAAEYFKKTECFCFTEQKFKAREGRSMPVRFVVDPKISPEHKTITLAYTFFDNTEKAEKQ; encoded by the coding sequence ATGACCGGCGAATTGCAACGAAAAAACGCCAAGCTGGTCCGCACTCTGTTGCTGGTGGCGGTGGCCATGTTCGGCTTCGGTTTTGCGCTGGTGCCGCTGTATGACGTGTTGTGCGAGGTAACCGGACTGAACGGCAAGGTCGAAAGCACCGCCGCGAAAGAAACCGGCTATCAGGTCGACCCGAGCCGGGAATTGACCGTCGAATTCGTGACCGCCTTGAATGAAGCGGCGCCGATGGAGTTTCGCGCGGAAACGCCGAAGTTAAAGGTGCATCCGGGGCAGTATTATACGGTGAATTTTTATGCGGAAAACAAGACCGACAAGCCGATGGTCGCGCAGGCGATACCGAGCATTTCGCCGGGCCTTGCGGCCGAGTATTTTAAGAAGACCGAGTGTTTTTGCTTTACCGAGCAGAAATTCAAGGCGCGGGAAGGCAGATCGATGCCGGTGCGATTCGTCGTCGATCCCAAAATCTCGCCGGAGCACAAAACGATTACGCTGGCTTATACATTTTTTGACAATACTGAAAAAGCAGAGAAACAATAA
- the ctaD gene encoding cytochrome c oxidase subunit I produces MSAVIAPHDHHHDDHHDDHGPMKGWLRWIVTTNHKDIGTLYLVFALAMFFLGGAMAMVIRAELFEPGLQFVNPQFFNSMTTMHALIMVFGAVMPAFVGLANWMIPLMIGAPDMALPRMNNMSFWLLVAGGLLLASTLFMEGGAPAAGWTLYPPLVLQTGAALPFAIFSVHLLGISSIMGSINIIATIFNMRAPAMTMMKMPLFVWTWLITAFLLIAIMPVFAGAVTMLLTDKFFETSFFDAAGGGDPVLYQHIFWFFGHPEVYVMILPTFGVASTIIPVFARKPLFGYSSMVYATAAIAFLSFIVWAHHMFLVGMPMAGEIYFMYATMLIAIPTAVKVFNWTATMWKGSMTFETPMLFSIAFVVLFTIGGFTGLMMSIAPSDFQYHDTYFIVAHFHYTLVPASVFILMAAGYFWLPKWTGHMYNERIGKLHFWLSTISVNILFFPQHFLGLAGMPRRIPDYAVQFADWNMVSSIGGFIFGASQLLFLYIVIDTIRGGTGEKVSDEVWEDAHKHGLEWTLPSPLPYHTFTTPPETVPTERS; encoded by the coding sequence ATGTCCGCTGTCATAGCACCCCATGATCATCACCACGATGATCATCATGATGACCACGGCCCGATGAAGGGATGGCTTCGCTGGATCGTCACGACCAACCATAAGGATATCGGCACGCTGTATCTGGTCTTTGCGCTCGCGATGTTTTTCCTGGGCGGCGCGATGGCGATGGTGATCCGCGCCGAGCTGTTCGAACCGGGTTTGCAGTTCGTGAACCCGCAATTCTTCAACTCGATGACCACGATGCACGCGCTGATCATGGTCTTCGGCGCGGTGATGCCGGCTTTCGTCGGTCTGGCGAACTGGATGATCCCATTGATGATCGGCGCGCCGGACATGGCGCTGCCGCGGATGAACAACATGAGCTTCTGGCTCTTGGTCGCCGGCGGCTTATTGCTCGCCAGCACCCTGTTCATGGAAGGCGGCGCGCCCGCCGCCGGCTGGACCCTGTATCCGCCGTTGGTGCTGCAAACCGGAGCGGCGCTGCCGTTCGCGATTTTCTCGGTGCATTTGCTCGGGATTTCGTCGATCATGGGCTCGATCAATATCATCGCGACGATCTTCAACATGCGCGCTCCGGCGATGACGATGATGAAGATGCCGTTGTTCGTCTGGACCTGGCTGATCACCGCGTTTTTGTTGATCGCGATCATGCCGGTGTTTGCCGGCGCGGTAACCATGTTGTTGACCGACAAATTCTTCGAAACCAGCTTCTTTGACGCGGCAGGCGGCGGTGACCCGGTGTTGTATCAGCACATTTTCTGGTTCTTCGGCCACCCGGAAGTGTACGTGATGATTCTGCCGACCTTCGGCGTCGCATCGACGATCATTCCGGTCTTCGCGCGCAAGCCGCTGTTCGGCTACAGTTCGATGGTCTACGCGACCGCGGCGATCGCTTTCCTGTCTTTCATTGTCTGGGCGCACCACATGTTCCTGGTCGGCATGCCGATGGCCGGGGAAATCTATTTCATGTACGCGACCATGCTGATCGCGATCCCGACCGCAGTGAAGGTATTCAACTGGACCGCGACCATGTGGAAAGGCTCGATGACTTTCGAAACGCCGATGCTGTTTTCGATCGCGTTCGTGGTGTTGTTCACGATAGGCGGCTTCACCGGTCTGATGATGTCGATCGCGCCATCCGATTTCCAATACCACGATACCTATTTCATCGTCGCGCATTTCCACTATACACTGGTGCCGGCTTCGGTCTTCATCCTGATGGCCGCCGGTTATTTCTGGCTGCCGAAATGGACCGGCCACATGTATAACGAGCGGATCGGCAAGCTGCATTTCTGGCTGTCGACGATTTCGGTCAACATTCTGTTTTTCCCGCAGCATTTCTTAGGTTTGGCCGGCATGCCGCGCCGTATTCCGGATTATGCGGTGCAGTTTGCCGATTGGAACATGGTTTCAAGTATCGGCGGCTTCATCTTCGGCGCCAGCCAATTGCTGTTCCTGTATATCGTGATCGATACGATCCGCGGCGGCACCGGCGAAAAAGTCAGCGATGAGGTCTGGGAAGATGCGCACAAGCATGGTCTGGAATGGACTCTGCCATCGCCGCTGCCTTACCATACCTTCACGACGCCGCCGGAAACTGTTCCAACCGAACGTTCTTAA
- the coxB gene encoding cytochrome c oxidase subunit II, with protein MNKTKQLFAGTILTAIGQESARADYTLNLTEGVTKISHDIHDLHMLILWICVFVGVGVFGTMFYSIFHHRKDKGHQAAQFHENTTVEIIWTVIPTVILISMAIPATKTLVELDDVQDSDMSIKVTGWQWKWEYEYLGSDLKFFSSLDEASNKARQLGSGIDPATVPNYLLNVDKPLVIPTKKKIRFLFTAADVIHSWWVPDLGWKKDANPGFINEAWTQVDKPGTYRGQCTELCGKDHGFMPIVVIAMDQPDYDAWFKKTKAEAAKGPDLSDLSHEDLVAKGAGVYEKNCSTCHLPKGEGVPGAFPALKASAVVTGDINTQTDLVLNGKGAMPAFGKMLKADELAEVITYTRNALGNSVGDEIQPKAVQALLPEGAAAAADADEEEEDEQDAASAKTEEAKAAPVDPTSTEGLIAKGKTVYEGHCVSCHQANGQGLPPTFPALSGSDVVTGDIREQVKLMKAGKGMMPAFGETLSPEEFAAVVTYTRNALGNSVNDKITPAEIEALQ; from the coding sequence GTGAACAAAACCAAGCAACTATTCGCAGGCACGATCTTGACGGCTATCGGACAAGAGTCAGCGCGGGCGGATTACACGCTCAACTTAACCGAAGGGGTTACCAAGATCAGTCATGATATTCATGACTTGCATATGCTGATTCTATGGATCTGCGTATTCGTCGGTGTTGGCGTATTCGGCACGATGTTCTACTCGATATTCCATCACCGCAAGGACAAGGGGCATCAGGCGGCGCAGTTCCATGAAAATACGACGGTCGAGATCATCTGGACGGTCATTCCGACCGTGATCCTGATCAGCATGGCGATTCCTGCAACCAAGACGCTCGTTGAACTGGACGACGTGCAGGATTCCGACATGTCGATCAAGGTCACCGGCTGGCAATGGAAATGGGAATATGAATATCTGGGCAGCGACCTGAAGTTCTTCAGCAGCCTGGACGAGGCAAGCAACAAGGCGCGTCAGCTCGGCTCCGGCATCGATCCCGCCACCGTGCCGAATTACTTGCTGAATGTCGATAAGCCGCTGGTGATTCCGACCAAAAAGAAAATCCGCTTCCTGTTTACCGCCGCCGATGTGATCCACTCCTGGTGGGTGCCGGATTTGGGCTGGAAGAAGGACGCCAACCCTGGCTTTATCAACGAGGCCTGGACTCAAGTCGATAAGCCGGGCACTTACCGCGGCCAATGCACCGAATTGTGCGGCAAGGATCACGGCTTTATGCCGATCGTGGTGATTGCGATGGATCAGCCCGATTATGATGCCTGGTTCAAAAAAACCAAGGCAGAAGCGGCCAAGGGTCCTGATTTGAGCGATCTGAGCCACGAGGACTTGGTTGCCAAGGGCGCCGGCGTGTACGAAAAGAACTGCTCGACCTGCCATTTGCCGAAGGGCGAAGGCGTACCGGGTGCATTCCCTGCCCTGAAAGCCAGTGCGGTGGTAACCGGCGACATCAACACACAGACCGATCTGGTGTTGAACGGTAAAGGCGCGATGCCGGCATTCGGCAAAATGCTGAAGGCCGACGAATTGGCAGAGGTCATCACTTATACCCGTAACGCCCTGGGCAACTCGGTCGGCGATGAAATCCAGCCGAAAGCGGTGCAGGCGTTGTTGCCGGAAGGCGCGGCCGCCGCTGCGGATGCTGACGAAGAGGAAGAGGATGAGCAAGACGCTGCATCTGCAAAGACCGAAGAAGCCAAGGCCGCTCCAGTCGATCCTACGTCGACAGAGGGTTTGATTGCGAAAGGAAAGACCGTCTATGAAGGCCACTGCGTGTCCTGCCATCAAGCGAATGGCCAGGGCTTGCCGCCTACCTTCCCGGCCCTGAGCGGCAGCGATGTGGTGACCGGCGATATTAGGGAGCAGGTCAAGTTGATGAAGGCAGGCAAGGGCATGATGCCGGCTTTCGGCGAAACCTTGAGCCCCGAAGAGTTTGCCGCGGTCGTCACCTATACCCGTAATGCGCTGGGCAATTCGGTAAACGACAAGATTACGCCTGCGGAAATCGAGGCGCTGCAATAA
- a CDS encoding NAD(P)/FAD-dependent oxidoreductase translates to MLRITELKLPLDHSESQLQSAIIKRLDIATEALKSYSIFRRSYDARKRDSILLIYTLDVELANESAVLSRFQDDPQVALTPGTHYQHVAEAPKELPTRPVVIGFGPCGLFAGLLLAEMGFRPIILERGKPVRERTKDTFGLWRRREFNPESNVQFGEGGAGTFSDGKLHTQIKDPHHYGRKVLTEFVKAGAPPEILYVSKPHIGTFKLVSMIEEMRGTIEALGGEIRFESRVEDVLIEDGAVRGVTLANGETIDTRHVVIAVGHSARDTFKMLYERGVYVEAKPFSIGFRIEHPQSLIDSCRFGKYAGHPLLGAADYKLVHHCKNGRSVYSFCMCPGGTVVAATSEPGHVVTNGMSQYSRNERNANSGIVVGITPDDYPGNPLAGIDLQRQLEKAAFALGGGTYDAPGQRVGDFLAGRASTQFGSITPSYTPGVHLCDLSTALPAYAIEAIREALPAFDKKIPGFAMADAVLTGVETRTSSPVRIKRNEHYQSINTRGLFPAGEGAGYAGGIMSAAIDGIEVAEAVALSIVGNSKK, encoded by the coding sequence ATGCTGCGAATTACCGAACTCAAGCTGCCACTCGATCATTCCGAAAGCCAGCTGCAATCCGCCATTATCAAACGCTTGGACATCGCTACCGAAGCCTTGAAAAGTTACTCGATTTTCCGCCGCAGCTACGATGCGCGGAAACGCGACAGCATTCTGCTGATTTATACGCTCGATGTCGAACTGGCAAACGAGTCCGCCGTACTGAGTCGCTTCCAGGATGATCCGCAGGTTGCGCTGACTCCGGGCACCCACTACCAACATGTCGCAGAGGCGCCCAAAGAGCTGCCGACACGGCCGGTCGTGATCGGTTTTGGCCCTTGCGGGCTGTTTGCCGGCTTGCTGTTGGCGGAAATGGGCTTTCGCCCGATCATTCTCGAACGCGGCAAGCCGGTACGCGAGCGCACGAAGGACACTTTCGGCCTGTGGCGCCGGCGCGAATTCAATCCCGAATCGAATGTGCAATTCGGCGAAGGCGGAGCCGGCACCTTTTCGGACGGCAAGCTGCATACCCAAATTAAGGACCCGCACCATTACGGCCGCAAGGTGCTGACCGAATTTGTGAAGGCCGGTGCGCCGCCGGAGATCCTCTATGTCAGCAAGCCGCACATCGGTACGTTCAAACTGGTGTCGATGATCGAGGAAATGCGCGGCACGATCGAAGCCTTGGGCGGCGAAATCCGCTTCGAAAGCCGGGTCGAGGATGTGCTGATCGAAGACGGCGCCGTGCGCGGCGTGACTCTCGCGAATGGCGAGACGATAGACACTCGCCATGTCGTGATCGCGGTCGGCCACAGCGCGCGCGACACCTTCAAAATGCTTTACGAACGCGGCGTCTATGTCGAAGCCAAACCGTTTTCGATCGGCTTCCGGATCGAACACCCGCAATCCCTAATCGACAGCTGCCGCTTCGGCAAGTACGCCGGCCACCCCCTGCTCGGCGCGGCCGACTATAAACTGGTGCACCACTGCAAGAACGGCCGCTCGGTGTACAGTTTCTGCATGTGCCCCGGCGGCACGGTGGTCGCCGCGACGTCCGAACCCGGCCATGTCGTGACCAACGGCATGAGCCAGTATTCGCGCAACGAACGCAACGCGAACAGCGGCATCGTGGTCGGCATCACGCCGGACGATTATCCGGGAAATCCCTTGGCCGGCATCGATCTGCAACGCCAACTGGAAAAAGCCGCATTTGCACTCGGCGGCGGCACCTACGACGCCCCCGGCCAACGGGTCGGCGACTTTCTCGCCGGCCGCGCCTCGACGCAATTCGGCTCCATCACCCCGTCCTATACGCCGGGCGTGCACTTGTGCGACTTGAGCACAGCCTTGCCCGCTTATGCGATCGAGGCGATTCGCGAAGCGCTTCCCGCCTTCGACAAAAAAATCCCCGGCTTTGCGATGGCGGACGCGGTGCTGACCGGCGTCGAAACCCGCACCTCATCGCCAGTCCGGATCAAGCGCAACGAACACTATCAGAGCATCAACACGCGCGGATTGTTTCCGGCCGGCGAAGGCGCGGGTTATGCCGGCGGCATCATGTCGGCCGCGATCGACGGCATCGAGGTCGCCGAGGCGGTGGCATTGAGCATCGTCGGAAACAGCAAAAAATGA
- the cysD gene encoding sulfate adenylyltransferase subunit CysD, whose amino-acid sequence MTDYKLTHLKQLEAESIHIIREVAAEFERPVMLYSIGKDSAVMLHLAMKAFYPGKPPFPLMHVDTTWKFKEMIEFRDKMVKQLGLDLLVYINQDGVDQGIGPFTHGSKKHTDVMKTDALKQALDKYKFDAAFGGARRDEEKSRAKERVYSFRDKNHRWDPKNQRPELWNIYNGKIDKGESIRVFPLSNWTELDIWQYIHLENIPIVPLYFAKERPVVNKDGMLIMVDDERMPIGPDDKIEMKKVRFRTLGCYPLTGAVESNATTLPEIIQEMLLTTTSERQGRLIDHDQAGSMEQKKREGYF is encoded by the coding sequence ATGACTGATTATAAACTCACGCATCTGAAACAGCTTGAAGCTGAAAGCATTCACATCATTCGGGAAGTCGCCGCCGAATTCGAGCGTCCGGTGATGTTGTATTCGATCGGCAAGGATTCCGCCGTGATGCTGCATTTGGCGATGAAGGCGTTTTATCCGGGCAAACCGCCGTTTCCGTTGATGCACGTCGATACGACCTGGAAATTCAAGGAAATGATCGAATTCCGGGACAAAATGGTCAAACAACTCGGCCTCGATCTGTTGGTTTATATCAATCAGGACGGCGTCGATCAAGGCATCGGCCCCTTCACCCACGGCAGCAAGAAACACACCGACGTGATGAAGACCGACGCATTGAAACAGGCATTGGACAAATACAAGTTCGACGCGGCCTTCGGCGGCGCGCGCCGAGACGAGGAAAAGTCACGCGCGAAGGAGCGGGTCTATTCGTTCCGCGACAAAAACCACCGCTGGGACCCGAAAAACCAGCGCCCGGAACTCTGGAACATCTATAACGGCAAGATCGACAAGGGCGAAAGCATCCGCGTGTTCCCGTTGTCGAACTGGACCGAGCTGGACATCTGGCAATACATCCACCTCGAAAACATCCCGATCGTGCCGCTGTATTTCGCGAAGGAACGCCCGGTCGTGAACAAGGACGGCATGTTGATCATGGTGGATGACGAACGGATGCCGATCGGCCCTGACGACAAGATCGAAATGAAAAAAGTCCGCTTCCGGACCCTCGGCTGTTATCCCCTGACCGGCGCGGTCGAGTCGAATGCGACGACGCTGCCCGAAATCATCCAGGAAATGCTGCTGACGACGACCTCCGAACGTCAGGGCCGCTTGATCGACCACGACCAGGCCGGTTCGATGGAACAGAAAAAACGCGAAGGCTATTTCTAA